A single genomic interval of Megalobrama amblycephala isolate DHTTF-2021 linkage group LG15, ASM1881202v1, whole genome shotgun sequence harbors:
- the LOC125247797 gene encoding serine protease 27-like yields the protein MWRLLCVTLSLLICVKGDSPMSAICGRPPLNPRIVSGVNAPEGSWPWVVSLNDDNGNHFCGGSLINNDWVLTAAHCVEGLDITHKYTQILITVLLGDMFFPCKKCA from the exons ATGTGGAGGTTACTGTGTGTGACCTTGTCTCTGCTCATATGTGTCAAAG GAGATTCACCTATGTCAGCAA TTTGTGGACGtccccctttaaatcctcgtaTTGTGAGTGGTGTGAATGCACCTGAAGGGTCGTGGCCATGGGTGGTCAGTCTTAACGATGACAATGGGAATCATTTTTGCGGCGGCTCCCTCATCAACAATGACTGGGTGCTGACAGCGGCTCACTGTGTCGAAGGGTTAGACattacacacaaatacacacagatTTTAATTACTGTTTTGCTTGGTGATATGTTCTTCCCTTGTAAAAAATGTGCTTAG